A stretch of the Filimonas lacunae genome encodes the following:
- a CDS encoding HigA family addiction module antitoxin, with the protein MLKRGMAPVHPGAMLREMYLEPLGLSVTELAGNIGVARRTVSLLINEHSGVSAEMALRLAKAFGTTPELWLNMQQGFDLWHAGKKVVLKDIHHYSGAKAQTAALEARVMARV; encoded by the coding sequence CATCCGGGTGCAATGTTAAGAGAAATGTATTTAGAGCCACTGGGGTTAAGTGTTACCGAGCTGGCCGGCAATATCGGGGTTGCCCGTAGAACGGTTTCTTTGCTTATTAACGAGCATTCGGGTGTAAGCGCAGAAATGGCGTTGCGTTTGGCAAAGGCTTTTGGAACTACCCCCGAATTGTGGTTGAATATGCAGCAGGGGTTTGATCTGTGGCATGCAGGGAAGAAGGTGGTGTTGAAGGATATTCATCATTATTCCGGAGCAAAGGCGCAAACGGCAGCTTTGGAAGCACGTGTGATGGCGAGGGTTTAG
- the galB gene encoding beta-galactosidase GalB produces MMQKGRLLGLALCCCAMHTSFAQVRYEMLLEKNWKFTKGDVSNAAEQQFNDAAWQTVTVPHDWAIYGPFGQDNDKQNVAITQNGEKAASVKSGRTGGLPFIGTGWYRTHFTVPQFGAGKKVSIIFDGAMSNAVVYVNGQKAGNWAYGYNSFHLDVTKLLLPGKENTLAVRLENQSESSRWYPGAGLYRNVHVVVTDDIHIPVWGTYVTTPVIENGFAKVNLKTQVEIPGNTFKPLVLVTEIRDNKGQVVSKASNNLTTLDQFQFSQDFGVDKPELWSPETPTLYTAVSKLYDGQELKDEYTTTFGIRTIKYEAVKGFSLNGQVRKFKGVCNHHDLGPLGAAINVSALRRQLEILKDMGCDAIRTSHNMPAPELMQLCDELGFMVMAESFDEWKTPKVKHGYSQYFSEWAEKDIVNLVHSNRNHPSVIMWSIGNEVPDQGAPGGNKLAKWLQDICHREDPTRPVTVGMDRIDDAITKNFAAVLDIAGFNYKPHRYAEANSKLPQGFIMGTETASTISSRGVYKFPVEKKQVTADADNQCSSYDLNYCYWSQVPDDEFVKQDDLQYVIGEFVWTGFDYLGEPTPYDEKWPSHSSYFGIVDLAGIPKDRFYLYRSRWNPTQQTLHILPHWTWPGREGQITPVFVYTNYPSAELFVNGKSAGKRTKDTTTNQSRYRLMWNDVVYQPGSLRVVAYDANGKAIAEETVTTAGKPHHVELVPEKKTIKADGKELAFFTAKVVDAKGNLCPDADNLLQFTVKGAGTYRAVANGDAANTELFHLPQMHVFKGMLTVIAQSTEEAGNLTMEVKAAGIKGASATVTTTK; encoded by the coding sequence ATGATGCAAAAAGGACGCTTATTAGGACTTGCGCTATGTTGCTGTGCCATGCACACCTCATTTGCACAGGTACGCTACGAAATGTTACTGGAAAAGAACTGGAAATTTACCAAAGGCGATGTAAGTAATGCAGCAGAGCAACAGTTCAACGATGCAGCGTGGCAAACCGTTACCGTTCCCCACGACTGGGCCATTTACGGTCCGTTTGGACAGGACAACGACAAACAAAACGTAGCCATTACCCAAAACGGAGAAAAAGCAGCGAGTGTAAAATCCGGCCGTACCGGAGGCCTGCCTTTCATTGGCACCGGCTGGTACCGCACTCACTTTACTGTTCCGCAGTTCGGTGCCGGTAAAAAAGTAAGTATCATTTTCGACGGCGCTATGAGCAATGCCGTAGTATATGTAAATGGCCAGAAAGCCGGTAACTGGGCTTACGGCTACAACTCTTTCCACCTGGATGTAACCAAACTCCTTCTTCCCGGTAAAGAGAATACCCTGGCAGTACGTTTGGAAAACCAGTCAGAATCTTCCCGCTGGTATCCCGGCGCAGGTTTATACAGAAATGTACACGTAGTTGTAACAGACGATATTCATATCCCGGTATGGGGCACTTACGTTACCACGCCTGTAATAGAAAACGGTTTTGCCAAAGTAAACCTGAAAACACAGGTAGAAATCCCCGGCAACACTTTTAAACCATTAGTACTGGTTACCGAAATCAGGGACAACAAAGGCCAGGTAGTATCTAAAGCCAGCAACAACCTCACCACTTTAGACCAATTCCAGTTCAGCCAGGACTTCGGCGTTGATAAACCCGAATTATGGTCGCCCGAAACTCCTACCCTGTACACAGCAGTTTCCAAACTGTACGATGGCCAGGAGCTGAAAGACGAATACACTACCACTTTCGGTATCCGCACTATCAAATATGAAGCGGTAAAAGGCTTCTCCCTAAACGGACAGGTACGCAAGTTCAAAGGCGTTTGTAACCACCACGATCTGGGCCCACTGGGTGCAGCTATCAACGTGAGTGCCCTGCGCCGCCAGCTGGAAATATTAAAAGATATGGGTTGCGATGCCATACGTACCTCGCACAACATGCCCGCACCGGAACTGATGCAACTGTGTGATGAATTAGGCTTTATGGTAATGGCAGAATCATTCGACGAATGGAAAACCCCTAAAGTAAAACACGGCTACAGCCAATACTTCTCCGAGTGGGCCGAAAAAGATATTGTAAACCTGGTACATTCCAACCGCAACCACCCCAGCGTAATCATGTGGAGCATCGGCAACGAAGTTCCCGACCAGGGCGCACCCGGCGGCAACAAACTGGCTAAATGGCTGCAGGACATCTGCCACCGTGAAGACCCTACCCGCCCCGTAACAGTAGGTATGGACCGTATTGACGACGCCATCACTAAAAACTTCGCTGCCGTATTAGACATTGCAGGCTTCAACTACAAGCCACACCGCTACGCCGAAGCCAACAGCAAATTACCACAAGGTTTTATCATGGGCACCGAAACCGCTTCAACCATCAGCTCAAGAGGGGTATATAAATTCCCGGTAGAAAAGAAGCAGGTGACTGCCGATGCCGATAACCAATGCTCTTCTTACGATTTAAACTATTGTTACTGGAGCCAGGTTCCGGATGATGAATTTGTAAAACAGGACGATTTACAATATGTAATAGGTGAGTTTGTATGGACAGGCTTCGACTACTTAGGCGAACCTACCCCTTACGACGAAAAATGGCCTTCTCACAGTTCTTACTTCGGCATTGTAGATCTGGCCGGTATTCCTAAAGACAGGTTCTACCTCTACCGCAGCAGATGGAACCCAACACAACAAACTTTACACATCCTGCCACACTGGACATGGCCTGGTCGTGAAGGACAGATAACCCCTGTGTTCGTTTACACCAACTATCCTTCTGCCGAGTTATTTGTAAACGGCAAAAGCGCCGGCAAACGCACCAAAGACACTACCACCAACCAAAGCCGTTACCGCTTAATGTGGAACGATGTGGTATATCAACCCGGTTCCTTACGCGTGGTAGCTTACGACGCTAATGGCAAAGCAATAGCAGAAGAAACTGTTACCACCGCAGGCAAACCACACCACGTAGAACTGGTACCTGAGAAAAAAACAATCAAAGCAGATGGCAAAGAACTGGCCTTCTTCACTGCTAAAGTAGTAGATGCCAAAGGCAATCTTTGCCCTGATGCTGATAACCTGTTACAGTTCACCGTAAAAGGCGCTGGCACCTACCGCGCAGTAGCCAACGGCGACGCCGCTAACACCGAACTGTTCCACCTTCCTCAAATGCATGTTTTCAAAGGCATGTTAACCGTAATTGCCCAATCTACCGAAGAAGCCGGCAACCTTACCATGGAAGTAAAAGCAGCAGGCATTAAAGGCGCATCTGCCACTGTTACCACCACTAAGTAA
- a CDS encoding LytR/AlgR family response regulator transcription factor, with protein sequence MLQCIAIDDEPLALALLEDYISKVPYLHLVAKCSDAFEATKVMQEHEIDLIFADIQMPGLTGIQFIQSLPTKPMVIFITAYEKFALDGYSLDVVDYLLKPVEMDRFVKACNKANELYQLKHASKPAAATASSAQPAPTYFFVNADYSLVKVQFNDITWIEGLRDYVKIHLKSTAKPLIVRSGIRAIEQELPASNFLRVHKSFIVSIDSITSIRKNSVFINEMEIPVGAVYREAIDKLTGKTGA encoded by the coding sequence ATGTTACAATGTATAGCAATTGACGATGAGCCACTGGCACTTGCCCTGTTAGAAGATTACATTAGCAAAGTGCCCTATTTACACCTGGTAGCCAAATGCTCCGATGCCTTTGAAGCCACCAAAGTAATGCAGGAGCATGAAATAGATCTCATTTTTGCCGACATACAAATGCCCGGCCTTACCGGTATTCAGTTTATACAAAGCCTGCCTACCAAACCCATGGTCATATTCATCACCGCTTACGAAAAGTTTGCACTGGATGGCTATAGCCTGGATGTGGTAGACTACCTGCTAAAGCCGGTAGAAATGGACCGCTTTGTAAAAGCATGTAACAAAGCCAACGAACTGTACCAGCTAAAGCATGCTTCCAAGCCTGCCGCCGCCACAGCCAGCAGCGCCCAACCAGCCCCTACCTACTTTTTCGTAAACGCCGATTACAGCCTGGTAAAAGTGCAGTTTAACGATATCACCTGGATAGAAGGCCTGCGCGACTATGTTAAAATTCATCTCAAAAGCACCGCCAAGCCACTGATTGTACGCTCCGGCATCCGTGCTATTGAACAGGAACTGCCTGCCAGCAACTTCCTGCGGGTGCATAAATCATTCATTGTTTCTATTGACAGCATTACCTCCATTCGTAAAAACAGCGTGTTTATCAACGAAATGGAAATTCCCGTAGGAGCCGTTTACCGCGAAGCCATAGACAAATTAACCGGCAAAACCGGCGCATAA
- a CDS encoding sensor histidine kinase, producing the protein MKPSLENKWLKIAVHVAAWILVFSLPYLLRHSYDNARPNGHQPPPFTLFTAFIDLTWIGLFYLNTEVLVPLLTNKRKVTLFIVSQLVAFAAILLLHYFMFTCCFEFKDHEKRPFNILIFIDFNIVLFILDVAASIAYRMIADKFRAEDLEKEKQKENLKTELSFLRSQISPHFMFNVLNNIVALVRLKSEKLEPTIFKLSSLMRYMLYQSDEKKVPLKKEIEYLQSYIDLQQLRYGDKVGVNVAINVPDGQLEIEPMLLIPFVENAFKHGTTYITSPQIEIEMLVKNRMLYFMVSNKFSSNKDETKDDTSGIGLTNVQRRLKLLYGADHELHILEKDGWFSVSLQLKLHDVTMYSN; encoded by the coding sequence ATGAAACCGTCTTTAGAAAATAAATGGTTGAAAATAGCAGTCCATGTAGCCGCATGGATTTTGGTATTTTCGTTACCTTACCTGCTCAGGCATTCCTACGACAATGCGCGCCCCAACGGCCACCAGCCGCCTCCCTTTACTTTATTCACTGCCTTTATAGACCTTACCTGGATAGGCTTGTTTTACCTGAACACAGAAGTGCTTGTACCCCTGCTTACCAATAAAAGAAAAGTAACTTTATTTATTGTTTCCCAGCTTGTCGCTTTCGCTGCCATATTGCTACTGCATTATTTCATGTTCACTTGTTGTTTTGAATTCAAAGACCATGAAAAGCGTCCGTTCAACATTCTCATCTTTATCGATTTCAATATTGTATTGTTTATCCTTGATGTGGCAGCCAGCATAGCCTACCGCATGATAGCCGATAAATTCCGTGCTGAAGACCTGGAAAAAGAAAAACAGAAAGAGAATCTCAAAACCGAGCTATCCTTCCTGCGCTCACAAATCAGCCCACACTTCATGTTTAACGTGCTCAACAACATTGTTGCCCTGGTACGTTTGAAGTCAGAAAAACTGGAACCGACTATATTTAAACTCTCTTCCTTAATGCGGTATATGCTGTACCAGTCAGACGAAAAAAAAGTGCCGCTGAAAAAGGAAATTGAATACCTTCAAAGCTATATCGACCTGCAGCAACTGCGCTATGGCGATAAAGTAGGTGTAAACGTTGCCATCAATGTACCCGATGGACAATTGGAGATAGAGCCCATGCTTCTGATCCCATTTGTAGAAAACGCATTCAAACATGGCACCACCTATATCACCAGCCCGCAAATTGAAATAGAAATGCTGGTAAAGAACAGGATGCTGTATTTTATGGTCAGCAACAAATTCAGCAGTAATAAAGACGAAACCAAAGACGATACATCAGGCATAGGCCTTACCAATGTACAACGGCGGTTAAAACTTTTATACGGTGCAGACCACGAGCTGCACATACTGGAAAAAGATGGTTGGTTTTCTGTTTCACTACAATTAAAATTGCACGATGTTACAATGTATAGCAATTGA
- a CDS encoding TonB-dependent receptor: protein MKKLILLLHILLVAGALSAQMPKMPALTVHLYGKITDSLGKAVNGASVVLLQQQKDSATGKNKDILLKGAITKSSGEFNFEDLSVKGPLTLKVEATGFVVWQERVALMPAGLPGGQGGNTPPAGMQGAPTGGMPGGMAGMSMPTIEKDMGKISLISSNNTLEGVVVTSSAKPLMQLDLDKKVFNVEKNIVSNGGTALDVMKNVPSVNVDIDGNVSLRNSSPQLYIDGRPTTLTLDQIPAATIESVEVITNPSAKYDAGGGGAGILNIVLKKDRKVGYNGNVRAGVDSRGGTNTGLDFNVRQGKFNFNASGMMNRMRDRTTGTTDRLNLSTTPQTSVYQSNVDKNIGTMMFGKVGLDYFMNNKTTFSFEGVRVHGEFKPQGVLDISTDSLYSGGTTNSFSQRNSNTNRVFNGGGLKLSMKHLFSKEGEEWTADANLFGGKNTNNSLYVTDYYSKGLGSDILNTARQQTIGSGKDRFYTFQTDYVKPLSSNTKLEAGLRAQLQHIENSTYNYRYSDADGKYNVISNASTNYKNNQNVYAAYVSVKSSIKNFGYQVGLRAERSNYDGDLLTTGEHFSNKYPVSLFPSIFLSQKLKNDQQIQLSVTRRINRPNFFQLIPFTDYSDSLNITRGNPNLVPEFTTSFELSYIKNFNRTTTFLASAYYKHTTNLITRYIDTAINAVSGNQDLINTYINATSSHTAGAELTLTNNFTKWWDASTNINIYNSKINPAANVTAQDALWSWFGKMNHNFKLPANFTFQLTGMYQSKTNLPTNDNKNNMGGPPGQGAQTASQGYIKSFYSIDAAVKKTFLKNNAASVSLSISDIFRSRRTDQYSESDYFTQYYSRLRNPQLVRLNFTYRFGKMDVSLFKRKNMNSESMQTQGMQ from the coding sequence ATGAAAAAACTTATACTCTTATTGCACATTCTTTTAGTAGCAGGCGCCCTTTCCGCCCAGATGCCCAAGATGCCTGCTTTGACCGTGCACCTCTACGGAAAAATTACTGATAGCTTAGGCAAAGCGGTAAACGGCGCTTCTGTAGTGCTGTTGCAACAACAAAAAGATTCTGCCACAGGCAAAAACAAAGATATTTTACTGAAAGGCGCCATCACCAAATCTTCCGGCGAATTCAACTTTGAAGACCTGTCTGTAAAAGGACCACTTACCCTCAAAGTAGAAGCTACCGGTTTTGTAGTATGGCAGGAAAGAGTAGCCTTAATGCCGGCAGGCCTTCCCGGAGGTCAGGGCGGTAACACGCCTCCTGCTGGCATGCAGGGTGCTCCCACAGGTGGTATGCCCGGCGGCATGGCCGGCATGTCAATGCCCACTATCGAAAAAGATATGGGTAAAATCAGCCTTATCAGCAGCAACAACACGCTGGAAGGTGTGGTAGTGACCAGCTCCGCCAAGCCACTAATGCAATTAGACCTCGATAAAAAAGTATTCAACGTGGAAAAGAACATCGTCAGCAACGGCGGTACCGCTTTAGACGTAATGAAAAACGTTCCTTCTGTGAACGTGGATATCGATGGTAACGTAAGCCTTCGCAATAGCTCCCCCCAATTGTATATTGATGGTAGACCAACCACACTTACCCTGGATCAGATACCAGCTGCCACCATCGAAAGTGTGGAGGTCATTACCAACCCTTCTGCCAAATATGACGCAGGCGGCGGCGGTGCAGGTATTTTAAACATCGTGCTGAAAAAAGACCGTAAAGTAGGCTATAATGGCAATGTACGCGCTGGCGTGGACAGCCGTGGCGGAACTAACACCGGCCTGGACTTTAACGTAAGGCAAGGCAAGTTTAACTTCAATGCCAGTGGTATGATGAACAGGATGCGTGACCGTACAACCGGTACCACCGACCGTTTAAACCTCAGCACCACACCACAAACTTCCGTGTACCAGTCTAACGTAGACAAAAACATCGGTACCATGATGTTTGGTAAAGTAGGGCTGGATTACTTCATGAACAACAAAACCACATTCTCTTTTGAAGGCGTGCGTGTGCATGGTGAGTTTAAACCACAGGGCGTGCTGGACATCAGCACCGACAGCCTGTACAGTGGTGGTACCACCAACTCATTCAGCCAGCGTAACTCCAACACCAACCGTGTATTCAATGGTGGCGGGTTAAAACTGAGCATGAAGCACCTGTTTAGCAAAGAAGGGGAAGAATGGACAGCCGATGCCAACCTGTTTGGTGGTAAAAACACCAACAACTCGTTATACGTAACAGACTATTACAGCAAAGGCCTGGGAAGTGATATACTGAACACCGCCCGCCAGCAAACCATTGGCTCCGGTAAAGACAGGTTTTATACCTTCCAGACCGATTACGTAAAACCATTAAGCAGCAACACCAAACTGGAAGCCGGTTTACGTGCACAATTGCAACACATCGAAAACTCCACCTATAACTACAGGTACAGCGATGCAGATGGCAAATACAATGTTATCAGCAATGCCAGCACCAACTACAAAAACAACCAGAATGTATATGCCGCTTACGTATCTGTAAAAAGCAGCATCAAAAACTTTGGTTACCAGGTAGGCCTGCGTGCAGAACGTTCTAACTACGATGGCGACCTGCTTACCACCGGCGAACATTTCTCTAACAAATACCCGGTAAGCCTGTTCCCTTCTATCTTCTTAAGCCAGAAGTTAAAGAACGACCAGCAGATTCAGTTAAGTGTTACGCGCCGCATCAACAGGCCTAACTTCTTCCAGCTGATTCCGTTTACCGATTATTCCGATAGCTTAAACATTACAAGAGGTAATCCCAACCTGGTGCCTGAGTTCACCACCTCTTTTGAATTATCGTATATCAAAAACTTTAACCGTACCACTACTTTCCTGGCGTCGGCTTATTACAAGCATACCACCAACCTTATCACCCGTTATATAGACACAGCTATCAACGCGGTATCGGGTAACCAGGATTTAATTAATACCTACATCAATGCCACCTCCAGCCATACCGCTGGTGCAGAGCTTACCTTAACCAACAACTTTACCAAATGGTGGGATGCAAGCACTAACATCAATATTTATAATTCTAAAATAAACCCGGCAGCGAACGTTACCGCTCAGGACGCCTTGTGGAGCTGGTTTGGTAAAATGAACCATAACTTCAAGCTACCCGCCAACTTCACCTTCCAGTTAACAGGCATGTACCAGTCTAAAACCAACCTGCCTACCAACGACAACAAAAACAACATGGGAGGTCCTCCGGGACAAGGTGCACAAACCGCTTCACAGGGTTATATCAAATCATTCTATAGCATAGATGCAGCAGTGAAGAAAACATTCCTGAAAAACAACGCCGCTTCTGTATCGTTAAGCATCAGTGATATTTTCAGATCACGTCGTACCGATCAGTATTCAGAAAGTGATTATTTTACACAATACTATAGCCGCCTGCGTAACCCGCAGCTGGTGAGATTGAACTTTACATATCGCTTTGGCAAAATGGACGTTTCGTTATTCAAACGCAAGAACATGAATAGCGAGAGCATGCAAACACAGGGTATGCAATAA
- a CDS encoding PKD domain-containing protein yields the protein MTILVLFLLCMPGGLLLARHGKGGALLYEYLGVGSSTGTSKYKITVQHYVNCDRISDEPSSVYLGFFIASTNAYVKTVTISRTSATNITKTSFNSCINPVPTVCFYLVTYVTTVELTDNDGGYILAEQECCRASSLLNISNPSNTGFTNFNTIPGKINNISYSQNSSPTLVFKDTAVICYSSHFTIDFGATDVDGDSLSYAFCSGKATSGSDRQPNPPANPPYTDITYTSGYSGAAPLGSNVTIDSKTGIISGTAPATTGDYAVTVCIYEYRSGVLINSTKKEVLVTVANCSLTAATLDVSYINCDNFDFTFQNQSTASNINQYAWDFGVTTITTDTSSQPTPSYTYPDTGTYTLKLRVSTSSGCTDSTTSTIKVYPGFTPDFTYTGRCYLLPFQFTDATYAKYGSVNSWSWSFGDGNSATTQNPSHTYSSAATRTVTLLVGTSKGCSGTASKTVVADEKPTLTLPFHDTLICSIDTLPLLAYGTGTWSWSPNYNIINPNTSNPLVYPKDTAVYVVTLSQNGCVNADSITVNVLDFITVKLPSDTTVCATDSFTLSPVSYALQYLWSPSTGLSSSTVKYPVASPASDITYHVTANLGKCQDATSINIHLVPYPQVSVTGDTTICFGKTTTLHGTITASSFSWSPTNSMLYPTTLNPIVGPSATTYYILTAYDTLGCPKPSRDTAIVTVIPKIPANAGNDTSVVAGQPLQLLASGGVYYQWSPSTGLSSTSIANPIAILSGSEDSVTYTVRVSSIEGCYADDYVKVKIYRTPPDIFVPTGFTPNADGRNDVLKPILVGIKTFSYFRVYNRWGQLLYQTSAIGSGWDGTASGNQQPSGTYVFVTEGIDYTGKAILRKGTTVLIR from the coding sequence TTGACCATTCTTGTATTGTTTCTCCTTTGTATGCCCGGCGGCCTGCTGCTGGCGCGACACGGAAAAGGCGGGGCTTTATTGTATGAATACCTCGGTGTTGGCTCATCAACCGGCACGTCCAAATACAAGATCACCGTACAACACTATGTAAACTGCGATCGCATATCAGACGAGCCCAGCAGTGTGTACCTGGGCTTTTTTATAGCAAGCACCAATGCTTATGTAAAAACAGTAACCATCAGCCGCACCAGCGCTACCAACATTACCAAAACCAGCTTTAACTCCTGCATCAATCCCGTTCCTACCGTGTGTTTTTACCTGGTTACCTATGTAACCACCGTTGAACTCACTGATAATGATGGCGGATACATCCTGGCAGAGCAGGAATGCTGCCGCGCCAGCAGCTTGCTCAATATCAGTAACCCATCCAATACAGGGTTCACCAATTTTAATACTATCCCCGGTAAAATCAACAATATCTCCTATAGCCAGAACAGCAGCCCCACACTGGTGTTTAAAGACACAGCCGTTATCTGCTATAGTTCTCATTTCACCATCGACTTTGGCGCTACAGATGTAGATGGCGATTCCCTGTCGTATGCCTTCTGCTCAGGCAAAGCCACCAGTGGCAGCGACCGCCAACCCAATCCTCCTGCCAATCCGCCCTATACAGATATTACTTACACCTCCGGCTATTCCGGCGCTGCCCCATTAGGCAGCAATGTAACCATCGACAGCAAAACCGGCATCATCTCCGGAACAGCTCCCGCTACCACAGGCGATTACGCCGTAACCGTATGTATTTACGAATACAGAAGCGGCGTGCTCATCAACAGCACTAAAAAAGAAGTACTGGTAACCGTAGCCAACTGTAGCCTAACCGCTGCTACACTGGACGTTTCCTATATCAATTGTGATAATTTTGATTTTACTTTTCAAAACCAATCCACCGCTTCCAACATCAATCAATATGCCTGGGACTTTGGCGTAACCACCATTACCACCGATACATCCAGCCAACCCACACCATCTTATACTTATCCCGATACCGGCACCTATACGCTCAAACTGCGGGTAAGCACCTCCAGCGGCTGTACCGACTCTACCACCTCTACCATTAAAGTATACCCCGGCTTCACACCCGACTTTACCTATACCGGCAGATGTTACTTGCTACCCTTCCAGTTTACCGACGCCACCTATGCTAAATACGGCAGCGTAAACAGTTGGTCATGGTCGTTTGGCGATGGCAACTCAGCTACCACACAAAACCCATCACACACGTATTCCTCAGCAGCTACACGCACCGTTACCCTGCTGGTAGGCACCAGCAAAGGCTGTAGTGGCACGGCAAGTAAAACAGTGGTGGCAGATGAAAAGCCCACATTAACCCTTCCTTTCCACGATACACTTATATGCAGTATAGACACCCTTCCCTTGCTGGCATATGGTACCGGCACCTGGTCATGGTCGCCCAATTACAACATCATCAATCCTAACACCAGCAATCCGCTGGTATATCCAAAAGACACGGCCGTGTATGTAGTAACCCTGTCACAGAACGGCTGCGTGAATGCCGATTCCATTACCGTGAACGTATTGGATTTTATTACTGTAAAACTGCCATCCGACACCACCGTTTGCGCCACAGACAGCTTTACCCTTAGCCCGGTAAGCTATGCCCTGCAATACCTGTGGTCGCCGTCTACCGGGCTCAGCAGCAGCACCGTAAAATATCCTGTAGCATCCCCCGCCAGCGATATAACTTACCATGTAACCGCCAACCTGGGCAAATGCCAGGATGCCACCTCTATAAACATTCACCTGGTACCCTATCCACAGGTAAGCGTTACCGGCGATACCACTATCTGTTTTGGCAAAACCACCACTTTGCACGGCACCATCACCGCTTCCTCATTCAGCTGGTCGCCCACCAACAGCATGCTGTACCCGACCACGTTAAACCCTATCGTAGGGCCGTCCGCCACTACCTACTATATCCTTACCGCTTACGACACACTGGGTTGCCCTAAACCATCGCGCGACACCGCTATCGTAACCGTTATACCCAAAATACCAGCTAACGCAGGCAATGATACCAGTGTAGTAGCCGGCCAACCACTGCAATTACTGGCTTCCGGTGGTGTTTACTACCAATGGTCGCCGTCTACCGGCTTATCCAGTACCAGCATCGCCAACCCCATTGCCATACTCAGCGGAAGCGAAGATTCGGTCACCTATACCGTTCGCGTATCCAGCATAGAAGGCTGTTATGCAGATGATTATGTAAAAGTGAAGATCTATCGCACCCCGCCCGATATTTTTGTACCTACCGGCTTTACCCCTAACGCGGATGGCCGTAACGATGTACTGAAACCCATACTGGTGGGCATTAAAACTTTCAGCTATTTCCGGGTATACAATCGTTGGGGCCAGCTGTTATACCAAACCAGCGCTATTGGCAGTGGATGGGATGGCACTGCTTCGGGCAACCAGCAGCCTTCCGGCACCTATGTGTTTGTAACTGAGGGAATTGATTACACCGGAAAAGCCATTCTGCGCAAGGGAACAACGGTATTAATCAGGTAA